In the genome of Coturnix japonica isolate 7356 chromosome 19, Coturnix japonica 2.1, whole genome shotgun sequence, one region contains:
- the RAP1GAP2 gene encoding rap1 GTPase-activating protein 2 isoform X7, whose protein sequence is MPRKLWKQELLSSTDVTLPERPLSPPLTAPPTMKSAEFFEMLEKMQAPKLEDQKAGSQKHKEDYIPYPSIDEILEKGSPYPLVILPQFGGYWIEDPENLGTPTSSDSSVCEEEEENFSPSPYGYKLECKGEARAYRKHFLGKDHLNFYCTASSLGNLILSIKCEEVDGTEYLRIILRSKVKTLHERIPLSGFSKLPSIPQIAKAFCDDASGLKFNPVLYPKASQMIVAYDEHEVNNTFKFGVIYQKFRQTQEEELFGNNEESAAFRNFLNLLGDTITLQDFKGFRGGLDVSHGQTGVESVYTTFRDREIMFHVSTKLPFTEGDMQQLQRKRHIGNDIVAIIFQEENTPFVPDMIASNFLHAYIVVQVENPDADTASYKVSVTAREDVPSFGPPLPSPPVFQKSPEFREFLLTKLINAENACCKSDKFAKLEDRTRAALLDNLHDELHGHTQTMLGLGPEEDKLENGGHGGFLESFKRAIRVRSHSMETMVGSQRKQHGGGIPGSLSGGITHNSGEVTKTTFSPPVSAAAAKNQSRSPIKRRSGLFPRLHTGSESQADSRARCDSSSGAQKTPDVGHSSQDMKSETSSNPSSPEICPNKDRPFVKLKENGRSNISRSSSSTSSFSSTAGESETLEEYESVGSQPSTASPFKQDVFIYSASPSSDSPSMGAAATPVIMSRSPTADIKNRNSPRSNLKFRFDKLSHGSSSTSH, encoded by the exons tctgcagaaTTCTTCGAGATGTTGGAGAAAATGCAG GCACCAAAACTTGAAGATCAGAAAGCTGGAAGCCAAAAACATAAG GAGGACTACATTCCATACCCCAGCATTGATGAG ATCCTGGAGAAGGGCAGCCCATACCCGCTGGTCATCCTACCCCAGTTTGGGGGGTACTGGATTGAGGACCCAGAGAACCTCGGCACACCCACCTCATCCGACAGCAGTGTCtgcgaggaggaggaggagaatttCAGCCCCAGCCCCTACGGGTACAAGCTGGAGTGCAAAGGAGAGGCCAGAGCCTACAGGAAGCACTTTCTGGGGAAG gaCCACTTAAACTTTTACTGCACGGCCAGCAGCCTGGGAAACCTGATCCTGTCCATTAAGTGTGAGGAGGTGGATGGCACCGAATATTTAAGGATTATACTCag GTCCAAAGTGAAGACATTGCATGAAAGGATTCCTCTGTCAGGATTTAGCAAGCTGCCCAGCATTCCACAGATTGCGAAG GCCTTCTGTGATGATGCCTCTGGACTGAAGTTCAATCCAGTTCTGTATCCCAAG GCCTCCCAGATGATAGTGGCTTATGATGAGCACGAGGTCAACAACACATTCAAGTTTGGTGTCATCTACCAGAAGTTCAGGCAG ACCCAGGAGGAAGAGCTGTTTGGCAACAACGAGGAGAGTGCTGCCTTCAGGAACTTCTTAAATTTGCTGGGAGACACCATAACACTGCAGGACTTTAAAGG TTTCCGAGGAGGCCTGGATGTCAGCCATGGGCAGACGGGGGTTGAGTCCGTGTACACCACGTTCCGGGACAGGGAGATCATGTTCCATGTCTCCACCAAGCTGCCTTTCACGGAAGGGGACATGCAGCAG ctgcagaggaagagaCACATTGGCAATGACATAGTGGCAATTATCTTTCAAGAAGAGAACACGCCATTCGTCCCAGACATGATTGCCTCCAATTTCTTGCACGCCTACATTGTGGTGCAGGTGGAGAACCCCGATGCAGACACCGCATCCTACAAG GTGTCTGTCACAGCCCGGGAAGACGTCCCCTCCTTTGGCCCACCACTGCCGAGCCCGCCGGTGTTTCAGAAG AGCCCTGAGTTCCGGGAGTTCCTGCTCACCAAGCTCATCAATGCTGAGAATGCCTGCTGCAAGTCCGACAAGTTTGCAAAGCTGGAG GACCGGACACGTGCTGCCCTGCTGGACAACCTCCATGATGAGCTCCACGGGCACACACAGAccatgctggggctggggcCCGAGGAGGACAAGCTGGAGAATGGAGGGCATGGGGGCTTCCTGGAGTCTTTCAAG AGAGCCATCCGCGTGCGCAGCCACTCCATGGAGACGATGGTGGGCAGCCAGAGGAAGCAGCATGGTGGCGGCATCCCGGGCAGCCTGAGCGGGGGCATCACGCACAACAGCGGCGAGGTGACCAAGACCACCTTCTCG CCCCCTGTCTCGGCAGCCGCAGCCAAGAACCAGTCGAGGAGTCCCATCAAGCGCCGCTCAGGGCTGTTCCCACGCCTGCACACGGGGTCAGAGAGCCAGGCAGACAGCAGGGCACGATG TGACAGTAGTTCTGGAGCACAGAAGACACCAGATGTTGGACATTCATCCCAGGACATGAAATCTGAGACCTCATCCAACCCCAGCTCCCCTGAAATATGCCCCAACAAAGACAG GCCCTTCGTCAAGCTGAAGGAGAACGGCCGGTCCAACATCTCGCGCTCCTCCTCGAGCaccagcagcttcagcagcacGGCAGGGGAGAGCGAGACACTGGAGGAGTATGAAAGTGTG GGCAGCCAGCCATCCACCGCATCGCCCTTCAAGCAGGATGTGTTCATCTACAGCGCATCACCCAGCAGTGATAGCCCGAGCATGGGGGCTGCAGCCACCCCAGTCATCATGAGCCGGAGCCCCACAG CAGatataaagaacagaaactcCCCGAGGTCAAACCTGAAGTTCCGCTTCGATAAGCTCAGCCACGGCAGCTCCAGCACG AGTCActag
- the RAP1GAP2 gene encoding rap1 GTPase-activating protein 2 isoform X8 has translation MDFLRELLSAEFFEMLEKMQAPKLEDQKAGSQKHKEDYIPYPSIDEILEKGSPYPLVILPQFGGYWIEDPENLGTPTSSDSSVCEEEEENFSPSPYGYKLECKGEARAYRKHFLGKDHLNFYCTASSLGNLILSIKCEEVDGTEYLRIILRSKVKTLHERIPLSGFSKLPSIPQIAKAFCDDASGLKFNPVLYPKASQMIVAYDEHEVNNTFKFGVIYQKFRQTQEEELFGNNEESAAFRNFLNLLGDTITLQDFKGFRGGLDVSHGQTGVESVYTTFRDREIMFHVSTKLPFTEGDMQQLQRKRHIGNDIVAIIFQEENTPFVPDMIASNFLHAYIVVQVENPDADTASYKVSVTAREDVPSFGPPLPSPPVFQKSPEFREFLLTKLINAENACCKSDKFAKLEDRTRAALLDNLHDELHGHTQTMLGLGPEEDKLENGGHGGFLESFKRAIRVRSHSMETMVGSQRKQHGGGIPGSLSGGITHNSGEVTKTTFSPPVSAAAAKNQSRSPIKRRSGLFPRLHTGSESQADSRARCDSSSGAQKTPDVGHSSQDMKSETSSNPSSPEICPNKDRPFVKLKENGRSNISRSSSSTSSFSSTAGESETLEEYESVGSQPSTASPFKQDVFIYSASPSSDSPSMGAAATPVIMSRSPTADIKNRNSPRSNLKFRFDKLSHGSSSTSH, from the exons tctgcagaaTTCTTCGAGATGTTGGAGAAAATGCAG GCACCAAAACTTGAAGATCAGAAAGCTGGAAGCCAAAAACATAAG GAGGACTACATTCCATACCCCAGCATTGATGAG ATCCTGGAGAAGGGCAGCCCATACCCGCTGGTCATCCTACCCCAGTTTGGGGGGTACTGGATTGAGGACCCAGAGAACCTCGGCACACCCACCTCATCCGACAGCAGTGTCtgcgaggaggaggaggagaatttCAGCCCCAGCCCCTACGGGTACAAGCTGGAGTGCAAAGGAGAGGCCAGAGCCTACAGGAAGCACTTTCTGGGGAAG gaCCACTTAAACTTTTACTGCACGGCCAGCAGCCTGGGAAACCTGATCCTGTCCATTAAGTGTGAGGAGGTGGATGGCACCGAATATTTAAGGATTATACTCag GTCCAAAGTGAAGACATTGCATGAAAGGATTCCTCTGTCAGGATTTAGCAAGCTGCCCAGCATTCCACAGATTGCGAAG GCCTTCTGTGATGATGCCTCTGGACTGAAGTTCAATCCAGTTCTGTATCCCAAG GCCTCCCAGATGATAGTGGCTTATGATGAGCACGAGGTCAACAACACATTCAAGTTTGGTGTCATCTACCAGAAGTTCAGGCAG ACCCAGGAGGAAGAGCTGTTTGGCAACAACGAGGAGAGTGCTGCCTTCAGGAACTTCTTAAATTTGCTGGGAGACACCATAACACTGCAGGACTTTAAAGG TTTCCGAGGAGGCCTGGATGTCAGCCATGGGCAGACGGGGGTTGAGTCCGTGTACACCACGTTCCGGGACAGGGAGATCATGTTCCATGTCTCCACCAAGCTGCCTTTCACGGAAGGGGACATGCAGCAG ctgcagaggaagagaCACATTGGCAATGACATAGTGGCAATTATCTTTCAAGAAGAGAACACGCCATTCGTCCCAGACATGATTGCCTCCAATTTCTTGCACGCCTACATTGTGGTGCAGGTGGAGAACCCCGATGCAGACACCGCATCCTACAAG GTGTCTGTCACAGCCCGGGAAGACGTCCCCTCCTTTGGCCCACCACTGCCGAGCCCGCCGGTGTTTCAGAAG AGCCCTGAGTTCCGGGAGTTCCTGCTCACCAAGCTCATCAATGCTGAGAATGCCTGCTGCAAGTCCGACAAGTTTGCAAAGCTGGAG GACCGGACACGTGCTGCCCTGCTGGACAACCTCCATGATGAGCTCCACGGGCACACACAGAccatgctggggctggggcCCGAGGAGGACAAGCTGGAGAATGGAGGGCATGGGGGCTTCCTGGAGTCTTTCAAG AGAGCCATCCGCGTGCGCAGCCACTCCATGGAGACGATGGTGGGCAGCCAGAGGAAGCAGCATGGTGGCGGCATCCCGGGCAGCCTGAGCGGGGGCATCACGCACAACAGCGGCGAGGTGACCAAGACCACCTTCTCG CCCCCTGTCTCGGCAGCCGCAGCCAAGAACCAGTCGAGGAGTCCCATCAAGCGCCGCTCAGGGCTGTTCCCACGCCTGCACACGGGGTCAGAGAGCCAGGCAGACAGCAGGGCACGATG TGACAGTAGTTCTGGAGCACAGAAGACACCAGATGTTGGACATTCATCCCAGGACATGAAATCTGAGACCTCATCCAACCCCAGCTCCCCTGAAATATGCCCCAACAAAGACAG GCCCTTCGTCAAGCTGAAGGAGAACGGCCGGTCCAACATCTCGCGCTCCTCCTCGAGCaccagcagcttcagcagcacGGCAGGGGAGAGCGAGACACTGGAGGAGTATGAAAGTGTG GGCAGCCAGCCATCCACCGCATCGCCCTTCAAGCAGGATGTGTTCATCTACAGCGCATCACCCAGCAGTGATAGCCCGAGCATGGGGGCTGCAGCCACCCCAGTCATCATGAGCCGGAGCCCCACAG CAGatataaagaacagaaactcCCCGAGGTCAAACCTGAAGTTCCGCTTCGATAAGCTCAGCCACGGCAGCTCCAGCACG AGTCActag